AAAGAGCTGCCTACTGCAATGTTAAGGGTCGGGCTTTCCTTGATGATAATCCTGTGACACAATGGGTGAGTGTCAATCAAGCAGAATAATTGTGTCAATTCATCTGTGTAATAGAAAGAATTAGGATGATCACAAGAATAACAGCAACAATTACAGTAGTGTCCGCCCCCTGCTGGAAGAAAGCTGCATTAGCAGTATTATTTGTGTTTTCTAACAGCTGTGGGGTCAGTTTGGTTTGCAGAGGAACATGACAACCTTTTGTTAGTAGTGCAGCAAAATCAGGTTTTATATACACTTTTAGAAACAAGTAATATATACCAAAGATTCAGTGGTCACcaaagtgtgttgtgtgtattaatTTGGCTTAGACCCTTTTCACATATCTGAATATGTTTTTGACCGCTAAATTGTATTCGGTTTTGAAACTGAGAGCTTCTATAGTGTTCCTGATCATATGTACCCCAAAGAGTTCCGTTGCCAGCTTGAAATATGAATGTACAAGTGGAATGCAGTGCCAGGTTCCTATGTGTGGAACTTTTTTAGTTCATTTTTACCTGTTGGTACCGTTCATTTGAGTTTGGTTTGTCTGCATGATGTGAAATGGCTGACACCGTTTCTCTCAGTGCTGTTTGCTCCTGATGAGGGACCCAGGGCTTGACGGTCTATGGTGAGACGCAGAAGGGTCCTAAGCTCTTCAgggtgcttctctctctctttagtgtGCTTAGCTCTGTCATGGTGTGCAGACATCACTGCCGTCACTGTGATCATGTATGTTTTCCTGTTATATTTTCATTTGGCCAAAAGTATTTCTCCACAAACCATTTTTTTAAGCAAAAATGTACACAATCAATGCACTGATGTATACTGTACATGAAGTCATTGTATCAGAAAATATGTTCAGAACAAGTTGCACAAGTTGATTAAAACATGTTGAATGGAAATCTTTGTGTCCTGTGTAGCTGATGCATTTCTCATTTCCACCTGGTACGACCAGGATCACCAGATCTATTTGTCACTTCTGAAAATAAGACAAACAGCGTCTATGCGTTGTGTCTGAAtgttgataaaataaataaataaaataaaaataaataggaCCGCTGTACTTAAGAGAAGTAGTTTTTATTGGCATTAACGCAGGCTTGAGACAGAAGGATTAAACATGCTGAACAGAGAACAGTTAGTAGCCCTACCTTCCCAGAAATGGGGCCTTGGAAGACCATTATGATAACAAATAGGCTAATGGTAGCTCAGTATGATAGCAGTACGAGCATTCTGCTTCTCACATTGAAAAACAGGCCTAAGCGTGGACCTCTGGAATAAATAAGTAGTCACACAATAGCACGACGATAGCCTTTACAAGCCTTGCACAAACTGCAGATCCTTAATGATTAATTATGGCATGGTACAAATTGGTCTAATCATCCACTGCACCGCTGCACCGACAGGAGGCAGTAATTACACGGATAGACATGTATCCCATTCAATCTCGTAAGAGGAAATGCGTTTGTGACGCACGTCCGGAATAGAAGAACACATGGAGGAATAAACAGCGTGAATAACATCGTGCGCAATAATTAGTTAAAATGCGTATTgaaaagtgttatttttgttcagGACCCGTTTATCCGGGCCATGGAATGATGTTCGTTCGTAACGACTGCAAGGTATTTcttaaaatgtatacatttttgaTCTGTCTGTTCTTACTTCATCaacgtgggagagtgggaaatcGTTGGCATGCAGGCTAGCGACctaagttagctaacgttagcttttaCCTAATTTCTTATTAAGAGTGCAGGCTTGCCTTCCACACTGTCCTTCAGTGTTTTCACCTTCCCGGTTCATCGACCCTGACTATCAGAAACAGTAAATAGTGTATTTTAAATCGAATTAAATATATTGCTCGGACTGTGCAATAATGTCAGACCAAGTGGCAGGGAAAGAATTAGCCGTGATGAAACACTAGCTAACTAGACATTTAGGTGCTTATGCTTTCTAATGtgtccttgttttttttgttgtttttattcacTGTTAGGTGTTTCGATTTTGTAAATCAAAATGCCACAAACTCTTCAAGAAGAAGCGTAACCCAAGAAAGACCAGGTGGACCAAGGCGTTCAGAAAATCAGCTGGCAAAGAGTTGACAGTGGTGAGTGACTGAACGACCGCTTATATTCCACATCTATTGCAGATAACGCAGCCCAGTCAGTCCaacaaaatgtattattttttaaCAGGATAACGCACTGGAGTTTGAGAAGCGCAGAAATATTCCTGTGAAATACCAGAGGGCACTCTGGAACAAGACAGGTAAACGCCTCGTTTTGTGCACGTTTTTATGGAGACTTGGTAAGTGAGCAAAGCAATTTGACTGATTTGTTTAATTTATGCTTTCTCTGTAGTGGAAGCAATGAGGAAGGTGGAGGACATCAAACGCAAACGACAGGCCCGCTTCATCATCAACAGGTGAGCATAGGCTCGGTTCAACCTCACAGCTGACTCACTAATATCTGCTAAATTGTGGATTGTAAAGCagcggttcccaaacttttcatggcccccctttgacaatgagAAACGAATCGCACCCGCCCCTCCcccttaattttttttaaactagacGCCTGTTAgctgttgcatagcttttcttaaacattgtttctGCATTTGAACAGTTACCATTtgcaatttaattgaatcaatCAGTTAAATTCAAATAGTTTAtcagttaaacattttttttcttttatttgatcagagctcttAAAGTGGCTCTTTAAAACAAAAAGTCTGGCTGTATAAAGTACGTAGACGTTTGATTTGCGTACTTGGATTTAACGAGAGAAGGAAGCGATCAGGAAAACCGGCCGACGCACATAGATTATTTACAGTAAACTAACATGAGAGATCCTTTCAGCAAAACGTGTTTTAGGCAAGCAGAACTACCCCAGCGAAGTGAGACTCTTATCatttgggaaccactgttctAATGAGAACCGCTCTTCTAATGAGATGACTGAACGGCATGTTAATATGAGtaactcttctttccaaaacagACTGAAGAAGGGCAAGgaactggagaaggaggaggctaTCCAGGAAGTCAAGAAAAACATCCACCTTATCAAGGCACCACATGCTGGTATGTTTAACCTGTCTTTGAATGGGTTCAACACAGTTAATATCGTACTCTCTTAAGGTGGTTGGGTCTTTCCAAAGCTGTGCATTACCATGAGGCCCATAAGGTGGAAATAGAAGACTTtcagtgttactttaaaatttCTTTAATGGTCAAACTGCTATACATTTTTTGTGCATGTAGGTCCTTGTTAAAGTTTCTCTGCTATTGTATTCATGATTCTTAATTTTCTTAAGTAAAATAATTAATATTATGCTATTTATTCCACAGGGAAAGCCAAAGAGTTGGAAGAAAAGATGGTTCAGAAATTGCAAGAAGATGTGGAAATGGATGACAACTGAGCGTGAACCCATTTGTTGCTTTTCCTTGGAGGCTCCAGGCTTTTGTACAAATACAGATTTTGTACAAATACCCCTCAGCATCACCCATGAAGGCCCATAACCTGAGACTCGAGAGACTGTTTGAGAGTGATATTGTGTATGCTGTATACTTCGCTATAGTATACTTCGCTAGTATACTAACTTCAGATTGTGGACATTTCGGCATTCTCTCATGCTTGCGAATAGGAGAAAAGATTATGTAGAAACGTGAGTTTTGTGTGCTCTTAAGCAGTTATAGATAAGATCGTCTATATATAACTTTCCATTGGGCTAATGATGTATTAAtccgtttttgtgtgtgtgtgcacgtgcatcaGTTAAAGATGGCGCATCACTGCTATGAAAGGGTTATGTTTTTCAAATAAATATGATGGCTGTAATCTGTCTCGCTGTCACACTTTGTGTTATCTTACACATACATAGTGTTACAGGTATTATGCAGTCCTATCTAACTCTAGTACACATACAAAATGTAGGTATTATGCAGTCCTATCTCACTCAAGTATACATTCATAATGTTGAGGTATGACGGAATCCCATCTAACTCTAGTATACATAACATTGTAGGTATGATGCAATCCCATCTAACTAGTACACATACCAAATGTTGGTATTATGCAATCCCATCTAACTAGTATACATACATAACATTGTAGGTATGATTCAGTCCCATCTAACTAGTATACATACATAACATTGTAGGTATGATGCAATCCCATCTAACTAGTACACATACCAAATGTTGGTATTATGCAATCCCATCTAACTAGTATACATACATAACATTGTAGGTATGATTCAGTCCCATCTAACTAGTATACATACATAACATTGTAGGTATGATGCAATCCCATCTAACCCTAGTATACATACATAACATTGAGGTATGATGCAATCCCATCTAACTGCTCACACTGCAGTCCCACTGTGTCAATGGATTAGCGGTTTACTGTAGTACACATATATAGGGGTTTGACATAGCGACTGTTAAAGAACACTTCAACATCACTTATGACCAAGTGCGGTTTTACATACATGAAGCTTTGTGATGCACTCAAAATTCAGAATAAATCGTGTTCTTGTGTGCTGCCTTTCCCTACAGTGATTGTAGAGTCCCAGAGGCTTTTTATTTATCAGGACCTCTTCCTGATGTGTTCCTTAAATATTTGGCATTGGTTTGGTTTTCTACAGAGGAATTGCCATCACCCAGGATGAGGTGTGTCATTGAAAGGGTGTTATCAGAAATTCAAGTTCAGAGAACCCATTGCTatttatttaaagcagcaataagtagttctgttccaaaactagcaagataactactgaaaaggcatgcaaaaaccttgcaaacaacacTAACAGCCCAGGTGGCACTGacagaagcttgccaacacaccaaCGTTTGTCTTTTGGCcctatagctggcaatgtcatgctgtgaaagattttttttttattgttgctgAGTGTACCAgtccggaacacagaactatatAATAcacatcctggatggctagtgggaaagacaccggtgtttatctgtccttcacatgaccatatgctatcaaaatgaatttcaggatggtaccaaaacgagttgcctataaaaccatacctcaaaaagtgtcaaattgttgcatagttttgttttaatgtgtaGTTGTAAGATCTCCCAACCAAAGCGTCTCAACAACTATTGGTCGGACTCTGCTGTTAGTGAAGAAATTGGAGTGTACTGTTGTGCAGGCCACAACTTAATTGAATAGCTGATACAGAATTTCATTAGCAGCATGAATTAAGCAATGCCTGTGGTCCCAGAAATGACAACATTTTATCGCGGGCTATTGAACAGTAGCTCTTGGGATTCATTGTAATATCTTGATATCTCCTAGCTTTAGCGGTTCTAAAGCTAAGATGGACCCTGTCTAGGATGGATGAAACGTCATGACGTAGTAAAAAAGGGCGGCCATTTGTACGCGTAAAATTCAATGCATTGACTGATTTGGCGTGGATAGCGGGATTGAGTCTGCATTCAGTGTAACCTAGTGTGTGCTACGAGGAGGTATAAGTCCTGGTTTGTTGTATTTTAGAGTTGCATCTGTTTATACGTTTATTCAAGATGTCCACGGAAGCTGAAATAGTTAAAGGAACCGAAGACGCAACTACGGAGGAACAGCAGGTTAGATCTGACCAGAAAATCAGTGTAAAAGAAGCAAGCCTTTATAACTAGCCAGCTAACTGGCTAATGAAAATGTTAGCTTGTTAGTGCTGTCATGCTAGCACCTGATGAGACGTCTGAAGTTCAAAAGTGCATGGCCTACAGCGACAATGATGCGGTGACAAGTCGCCTAAAAGGTCTTAGTTGTAAAGAACACAAATTTGGTTGTAGCATTTTTAAATCTTTCATAGGTTCAGCAGGTTTACCTGCAATTGGTTTGAAAAGCTAGATGATTCAATGCTATGCAACTTAGCTATCCAGTGTTATCTGTTGGTTGTTGTTTCATACGTTCAGGGTTTGGTTTGGTGTAGAATTCTATGGTAAGTTGTCTATTTTACAACGTTGCCAATGTTCGCCCCTGAAAATGTATTCGAAATGGAAACATGATTTCGTGTGTGAGCAAAATTATACTGTTGCTAGTTGGATGCTAGCGCATCCTCGTTTGTAATGATGGTAGCAAGCAGTCTATTCATGCAATGTCTGGGTGAGCTTATGTTACTTTACGAAAGTGTCGCTGTCAGTTTGTTAACACTACTATTCTGTAATCTAATGATGTTGGTTCAGTTTCTCATGGTTATGAATCAAATTTGatttaaagtaaaaaatattGAAAGTAAAAGGTACGGGGAGAGAACCGTCTCAGCAACATCAGGTGTTCGATCCATCCAATGTTTCAGTGACCCGCTGAGCCTAAGCACCACCTGCACCATCCAGTGGTTATTATACAACCACATGACT
Above is a genomic segment from Clupea harengus chromosome 3, Ch_v2.0.2, whole genome shotgun sequence containing:
- the rsl24d1 gene encoding probable ribosome biogenesis protein RLP24, with the translated sequence MRIEKCYFCSGPVYPGHGMMFVRNDCKVFRFCKSKCHKLFKKKRNPRKTRWTKAFRKSAGKELTVDNALEFEKRRNIPVKYQRALWNKTVEAMRKVEDIKRKRQARFIINRLKKGKELEKEEAIQEVKKNIHLIKAPHAGKAKELEEKMVQKLQEDVEMDDN